GGGCGCCCAGACCGTCTTCACGCTCGCCGGGCCCGGCATGGGTGGCTTCGAGCCCGGCTCGGCGCGGGGGATCATGTTGGTGACGACCGATGTCGACGCGGACTGCGCCAGGCTCACGGAGGCCGGGATCGCGGTCACCGGGCCCGAGGGCCGGCCGTGGGGCCGGATGGCTTCCTTCGCGGACCCCGACGGCAACGGTCTGATGCTGTTGACGGAGGCACACCACTAGGAAGGCCGGGATGACTGCAGCCGGGGCCGTCGAGGCGGACGCGGACCGCGTCTTCGCCGCGCTCGCCAACGCCACCCGCCGCGAGGTGCTGCGGCTCCTCCGAGAGGGCGGACCGCAGCCGGTGCAAACACTGGCCGAGCACTTCGACATGCGCCGCCCGAGCCTGTCGGAGCACCTCAGGGTGCTGCGCGAGGCCGGCCTGGTCTCCGAGCAGCGCTCGGGGCGCAACCGCATCTACCGCCTGGAGGCGGCCCCGCTCGCCGACGTGCAGGACTGGCTCCACCCCTACGAGCGCTTCTGGCGCGACCGCCTGAACGACCTCGGCGACCTCCTGGACCGCATGCCCGACGGTGATCCGGCATGACCGGCCCCGAGCCTGAGCCCGACGACGACCTCACCGTCGTCCGCGTCGACCGCTTCTTCCCGCACCCGCCGGCCAAGGTCTGGCGGGCCCTGACCGACCCCGCCCTGCTCGTGCAGTGGCAGATGCAGGGCAGCGAGGACTTCCGGCTGGAGGTCGGTCACCGCTACCGCCTGACCGCCGTACCCCGGCCCAACGTGAACTTCTCCGGCATCGTCGACGTGATGGTTCTCGGGTACGACGTCGAGCGGATGCTCTCGCTGCGCTGGGCGGACGCCGATCCGGCCAACCCGGCCGACTGGACCGTCACGTGGACACTGGAACAGGAAGGCCGCGGAACGCGTCTCTTCCTTGTGCACGAGGGATTCGATCCCGACGATCCCGTCCAGCTGATGGCCCGCTCGATCATGGGCGGGGGCTGGAGGGCGCATGTGATGCCGAGCCTGGGGCAAGCGCTGGAACGGATGTAGCACCTCGCAGTTCACATCCGTAACCACAGGAACACCCCGCGTGCACGTGCATCTGCTCATGCATCTGCACATGAACAGGGCTATGATCCCAAGCAGTTGACCATTGCATCAATGGCCCCAGGGCCACCGCACCACCGGGGAGCGACCTGTGGACCGCGACGTGTACAACGGCATGGCAGCCACGGAGCTGAACGGGGTGGCCTGGCAGAAGAGTCGGCACAGCAACTCGCAGGGTTCCTGCGTGGAGTTCGCCCGGCTGCCCGGCGGCGACGTGGCCGTGCGCAACTCCCGCTTTCCCGACGGGCCCGCGCTCGTCTACACGCGAGCGGAGATCGAGGCAATGCTCCTGGGCATCAAGGACGGCGAGTTCGACCACCTCGTGGGCTGACGCCGACCGTCGGTGACGGTCGGGGCCGGGTCCGTGACGCGCGTAGAACAGTGGCCTCAGAAAACGCCGCGGTGCCTCACTCGGCCAACTCCGAGTGAGGCTCGGGCAGTTGGAACAGCGCCCAGACCACCTTGCCGCCGAGTGCGCCCGCGAGCGGGTGCCAGCCCCAGCCGTCGGCGAAGGAGTCGACCAGGAACAGTCCGCGCCCGGACTCCGCCGAGAAGTCCTCCGTCTCGCGCTCGACCGGGCTGTCCTGGCTGGGGTCGCGCACCGCGCACACCAGCCGCTCGGTCCAGCGCAGCAGATGCAGCCGTACGCACGGGGTCGGCTCCGCGGAACGCACCGCGCCGGCCGGCAGGGCGTGCCGCAGCGCGTTGGTGACGAGCTCGGAGACCACCAGGCAGACGTCGTCGAAGCGGTCGCCTGTCTCCCACTGGTCCAGTGTTCTGCGGGTGAAGCCCCTCGCCTCGCGCACCGCTTCGTAGCGGGCGGGAAGGGCACAGGAGGCGGCGTTGGACACGGCCGCGATGTCCAGCGGCGGAAGGCCCTGCCGTAACGGCTCGAGCATGGTCGATCCATTCGTCCCCATGCGAGGCACTCCCGGGAATTCGCGGTCCAAGCGTGCACGATGCAGCGGTTGCGCGAGACCATGGTTTCGGATGTGTGGTGCAGATGCAAGGTGCAGATGCACGTGCACGTGACCGAATTGGACGTTCCCGTACCGCTTGTTGGCCATTTTTTCCGCCATCTTCTCTCCCCGTACTTGCCAACTCCCTCTCTCTTCCTGTGCAGAATCTTTGGGTTCTTTGCTTCTCTGTAATCGGACGAGTACTGCTCGGAGTGATTTAGTGGCAGACTGCGGCCCCTGA
The sequence above is drawn from the Streptomyces sp. SLBN-31 genome and encodes:
- a CDS encoding VOC family protein → MNITHASFVTLPVSDQDRALRFYADVLGFEVTADLDLPQGRWLQVAPKGAQTVFTLAGPGMGGFEPGSARGIMLVTTDVDADCARLTEAGIAVTGPEGRPWGRMASFADPDGNGLMLLTEAHH
- a CDS encoding SRPBCC domain-containing protein, producing MTGPEPEPDDDLTVVRVDRFFPHPPAKVWRALTDPALLVQWQMQGSEDFRLEVGHRYRLTAVPRPNVNFSGIVDVMVLGYDVERMLSLRWADADPANPADWTVTWTLEQEGRGTRLFLVHEGFDPDDPVQLMARSIMGGGWRAHVMPSLGQALERM
- a CDS encoding DUF397 domain-containing protein, with translation MAATELNGVAWQKSRHSNSQGSCVEFARLPGGDVAVRNSRFPDGPALVYTRAEIEAMLLGIKDGEFDHLVG
- a CDS encoding ATP-binding protein, whose amino-acid sequence is MLEPLRQGLPPLDIAAVSNAASCALPARYEAVREARGFTRRTLDQWETGDRFDDVCLVVSELVTNALRHALPAGAVRSAEPTPCVRLHLLRWTERLVCAVRDPSQDSPVERETEDFSAESGRGLFLVDSFADGWGWHPLAGALGGKVVWALFQLPEPHSELAE
- a CDS encoding helix-turn-helix transcriptional regulator; the protein is MTAAGAVEADADRVFAALANATRREVLRLLREGGPQPVQTLAEHFDMRRPSLSEHLRVLREAGLVSEQRSGRNRIYRLEAAPLADVQDWLHPYERFWRDRLNDLGDLLDRMPDGDPA